The proteins below come from a single Nitrospiraceae bacterium genomic window:
- a CDS encoding triose-phosphate isomerase, translating into MRRRFIVGNWKMHKTISQAESLVTEILQIYQPQDSVELAIAPPFVSLPAVARLLASTSIKLAAQNTCASDEGAFTGEISPPMLRDVGCHYVIIGHSERRHIFGETDQDINKKVHAAFHHDLLPILCVGERLEERQSNKTQAVIQQQLQTCLKGLESKDFAKITIAYEPVWAIGTGQAATVDQAAEVHGHIRSFLAMQWGITPDQTRIIYGGSVTQDNANSLFQSSQINGALVGKACLNSESFVKIAESAFSN; encoded by the coding sequence GACCGAAATTCTCCAAATATATCAACCGCAAGATTCGGTAGAATTGGCCATCGCTCCTCCCTTCGTGTCGTTGCCGGCAGTTGCACGTCTGCTGGCCTCGACTTCCATCAAGTTGGCTGCTCAAAATACCTGTGCCAGTGACGAGGGCGCTTTTACCGGAGAAATTTCGCCACCCATGCTCCGGGACGTCGGCTGTCACTATGTCATTATTGGGCATTCCGAACGACGGCATATTTTCGGGGAAACCGACCAGGATATTAACAAAAAAGTCCACGCCGCCTTCCACCATGACCTTCTACCGATTTTATGTGTCGGGGAACGTCTGGAAGAACGTCAATCCAATAAAACGCAGGCCGTCATTCAACAGCAATTGCAAACCTGCCTTAAAGGTCTCGAATCCAAAGACTTTGCGAAGATCACCATCGCCTACGAACCTGTCTGGGCCATTGGGACCGGCCAGGCGGCTACCGTCGACCAGGCAGCCGAGGTCCACGGCCACATCCGGTCTTTTCTTGCCATGCAATGGGGCATCACACCTGATCAGACAAGAATCATTTACGGTGGCAGCGTGACCCAGGACAATGCCAACAGTCTCTTTCAATCTTCACAAATTAATGGGGCTCTCGTGGGAAAAGCTTGTTTGAATTCCGAATCCTTTGTTAAGATAGCTGAATCAGCTTTTTCCAATTAA
- the secG gene encoding preprotein translocase subunit SecG, which translates to MYTLTVILHIIVCFLMIAAILLQAGKGAEIGASFGGSSQTVFGSRGPGTFLSKITVGAAIVFMLTSLSLALLSKQANTSSTVIDLHPTSHHETSSSPATPQTTPEPETSTAEPESETTPAPTAP; encoded by the coding sequence ATGTATACCCTGACCGTCATTCTTCATATCATTGTCTGTTTTCTCATGATTGCCGCCATCTTGCTCCAGGCAGGAAAAGGCGCTGAGATCGGTGCTTCATTTGGAGGATCTTCTCAAACGGTGTTTGGAAGCCGGGGCCCGGGTACGTTTCTAAGCAAGATCACAGTGGGCGCTGCTATAGTATTCATGCTGACGTCGCTCAGCCTGGCACTCCTTTCTAAACAGGCCAATACCTCGTCCACCGTAATAGATCTTCACCCAACCTCACACCATGAAACGTCCTCCTCTCCGGCAACCCCCCAGACCACTCCTGAACCTGAAACCAGCACAGCTGAACCCGAGTCAGAGACGACTCCGGCCCCGACTGCTCCATAA
- a CDS encoding branched-chain amino acid transaminase — translation MVTVAKKIWMDGALVDWDEASVHVLTHSLHYGLAAFEGIRCYEGKAGSNIFRLQEHVDRLFESAHITMMPMPFTKKEVSDAIVETVRVNQLASCYIRPIAYVGYGAMGVYPGDNPIRLAIAAWPWGSYLGEDALAQGIRAKISSFTRHHVNVSMTRAKISGYYVNSILAKWEAKKSGYAECILLDPDGYVSEGTGENVFIVKKGVLKTTPLTSILDGITRNSILEMAKAKNIPVIEERFTRDAMYVADEIFLTGTAAEVTPVRELDDRTIGEGKPGALTKSLQDDFFRIVRGEEASYANWLTPV, via the coding sequence ATGGTAACTGTTGCAAAAAAAATCTGGATGGATGGAGCCCTCGTCGATTGGGATGAGGCCTCGGTTCATGTTCTTACCCATTCTCTCCATTATGGTCTGGCGGCCTTTGAGGGGATCCGTTGTTATGAGGGCAAGGCCGGATCAAACATTTTTCGTTTACAAGAGCATGTGGACCGGCTCTTTGAGTCTGCACATATTACGATGATGCCCATGCCTTTTACCAAAAAAGAGGTGTCGGACGCCATTGTTGAGACAGTTCGAGTCAATCAATTGGCCTCCTGCTATATCCGACCGATCGCCTATGTGGGTTACGGTGCAATGGGAGTGTACCCTGGCGATAATCCGATTCGTCTGGCTATTGCGGCTTGGCCGTGGGGATCGTATTTAGGGGAGGATGCCTTGGCGCAAGGCATCAGGGCAAAGATCTCATCCTTCACCCGGCACCATGTGAATGTATCCATGACCCGGGCAAAAATCTCGGGATATTACGTCAATTCGATTTTAGCCAAATGGGAGGCCAAGAAGTCCGGATATGCCGAATGTATTCTCCTTGATCCTGATGGATATGTCTCTGAGGGAACGGGAGAAAACGTGTTTATTGTGAAAAAGGGGGTCTTAAAAACGACTCCCTTGACCTCGATCCTGGACGGGATTACCCGGAATTCGATTCTTGAAATGGCGAAAGCCAAAAACATCCCGGTGATTGAGGAGCGGTTTACCCGGGATGCGATGTATGTGGCAGACGAAATATTTCTTACCGGAACCGCTGCCGAAGTGACGCCGGTTCGCGAATTGGATGATCGAACAATCGGCGAAGGTAAGCCAGGGGCCCTTACGAAATCCCTGCAAGATGATTTTTTTAGAATTGTGCGTGGCGAAGAAGCTTCGTATGCCAATTGGCTCACTCCTGTTTAG
- the rplU gene encoding 50S ribosomal protein L21, whose product MYAIIETGGKQYRAEPNGILQVESLEGDVGSIVQFDSVRFVQTEQTPIVGSPMITDAIVKGEIIRHARTRSITIFKKKRRKNYRRTKGHRQGFTQVRITEILASA is encoded by the coding sequence ATGTATGCAATTATCGAAACAGGTGGAAAACAATACCGGGCGGAACCGAACGGTATCCTACAAGTCGAATCACTTGAAGGGGATGTCGGGTCGATCGTTCAATTCGACTCAGTGCGATTTGTCCAAACCGAACAAACGCCTATTGTCGGCTCTCCCATGATTACAGATGCAATAGTCAAAGGAGAGATTATCCGACATGCGCGAACCCGATCCATTACCATTTTCAAAAAGAAACGACGAAAAAACTATCGACGGACCAAGGGCCATCGTCAAGGATTCACGCAAGTCCGAATCACTGAGATTTTGGCATCTGCCTAA
- the rpmA gene encoding 50S ribosomal protein L27: protein MAHKKGGGSSRNGRDSNPQYLGVKAYAGEKVSGGSIIVRQRGTKFFPGTNVGLGKDYTLFAKVDGIVKFEGGIARRKVSVYPPV, encoded by the coding sequence ATGGCACATAAAAAAGGTGGCGGATCATCCCGCAACGGTCGCGATAGCAATCCACAATATTTAGGCGTCAAAGCCTATGCGGGCGAAAAGGTGAGCGGCGGAAGCATCATCGTTCGTCAACGCGGAACAAAATTCTTTCCTGGGACGAATGTCGGACTTGGTAAAGACTATACCCTCTTTGCCAAAGTAGACGGGATCGTTAAGTTTGAAGGAGGAATCGCCCGCCGCAAGGTGAGCGTCTATCCGCCCGTCTAG
- the obgE gene encoding GTPase ObgE — MFIDQARIFIKAGDGGTGHCSFRREKFAEFGGPNGGDGGDGGDVVFVASNRVSTLLDLRYQKHYEATSGVRGLKSNCHGANGSDIVIPLPVGTLVKTEDGEIIADLITEGQTAIAAKGGKGGKGNARFATSTNRAPRQFETGTPGEERWVNLELKLLADVGLVGLPNAGKSTLISAISSAHPEIASYPFTTLRPHLGVVEWMEHSSFVVADIPGLIEGAHEGKGLGIKFLRHIQRTAFLLYLVDITEWISEDPVEIVETLQRELQAFDPELLERPFAIVATKIDSQGNGQHLEALRGYCSAHHYPFFPISAVTREGLPSLVTYLGKAVLEAKTSCASKC; from the coding sequence ATGTTTATTGATCAAGCACGAATATTCATCAAAGCGGGTGACGGTGGCACCGGACACTGCAGCTTTCGACGAGAAAAATTTGCCGAATTTGGTGGTCCCAACGGTGGCGACGGCGGTGATGGAGGAGATGTGGTCTTTGTGGCCTCCAATAGAGTCTCAACCTTGCTGGACCTGCGATATCAAAAGCATTATGAGGCCACTTCCGGCGTAAGAGGCCTCAAGAGCAACTGCCACGGAGCCAATGGCTCCGATATCGTAATTCCCCTTCCTGTCGGAACTCTCGTAAAAACCGAGGACGGGGAAATCATCGCCGACCTTATTACAGAAGGACAAACCGCCATTGCGGCCAAAGGCGGCAAAGGCGGAAAGGGCAATGCACGCTTTGCCACGTCAACGAATCGAGCACCTCGTCAATTCGAGACAGGGACTCCCGGCGAAGAGCGATGGGTGAATCTGGAATTAAAACTGTTAGCCGATGTCGGCTTGGTTGGCCTTCCTAACGCCGGAAAATCCACCTTGATTTCAGCGATTTCTTCTGCACATCCAGAAATTGCGAGTTATCCCTTCACCACCCTTCGGCCTCATTTGGGAGTGGTGGAATGGATGGAACATTCGTCGTTTGTCGTAGCCGATATTCCAGGATTGATCGAAGGCGCTCACGAGGGGAAAGGGTTAGGAATTAAATTCCTGCGACATATCCAGCGAACCGCTTTTTTGTTATATCTGGTCGATATCACCGAATGGATTTCAGAAGATCCCGTCGAGATCGTTGAAACCTTACAAAGGGAACTTCAGGCCTTTGACCCCGAACTCCTTGAACGGCCATTTGCCATTGTGGCGACAAAAATTGATTCTCAGGGAAACGGCCAGCACTTGGAAGCCCTTCGGGGATATTGCAGCGCACACCACTATCCATTCTTTCCCATTTCGGCCGTTACCAGGGAAGGCCTTCCATCACTCGTGACCTATTTAGGAAAAGCCGTTCTGGAAGCAAAGACCTCATGCGCGAGCAAGTGCTAG
- the proB gene encoding glutamate 5-kinase: protein MREQVLAACKRIVVKVGSSLVASSQGGLRLDRINRLAQELGTLQAQDRQIVVVSSGAIVAGISHLAIFPYPAELPLQQAAAAVGQSRLMRAYEMAFEETKNKIAQVLLTHQDLSDRRRFLNARHTLNTLIQLKVIPIINENDTVAIEEIRFGDNDTLAGEVAHLVDADLLVILSDVDGLYSQDPHLNPSAELIPLVANVTKDIEDLAGTSRTQASRGGMVTKIRAAKQAGRFGVPTLLLNGETPHALENVLNGKPGGTFFVSDQSPLTSRKQWIAYTLRPKGELRLDEGAVAALTLRGKSLLPSGILDISGIFLTGDPITCATREGMPFAQGLTNYSAETLHRIKGKKTSDIRQLLGSLEYEEVIHRDNLVLTKRQVS from the coding sequence ATGCGCGAGCAAGTGCTAGCGGCGTGCAAGAGGATCGTCGTCAAAGTGGGAAGCAGCCTGGTGGCTTCCTCGCAAGGCGGTCTCCGTCTCGACCGCATCAACCGTTTAGCCCAGGAATTGGGCACGCTGCAGGCTCAGGACCGACAAATTGTCGTGGTTTCCTCCGGAGCCATCGTGGCGGGTATTTCACACCTCGCCATTTTTCCCTATCCCGCTGAATTACCCCTTCAGCAAGCCGCCGCTGCCGTCGGACAAAGCCGGCTCATGCGAGCCTATGAGATGGCGTTTGAAGAAACGAAAAACAAGATTGCCCAGGTCCTCTTAACTCACCAGGATTTATCCGACCGTCGACGATTCCTGAATGCACGCCATACCTTAAATACCCTTATCCAGCTAAAGGTCATTCCGATTATTAATGAAAATGATACCGTGGCTATCGAGGAAATTAGATTTGGTGACAATGATACCCTCGCTGGGGAAGTAGCCCACCTGGTTGACGCAGATCTGTTGGTGATTTTATCAGATGTCGATGGGCTCTATAGCCAGGATCCTCACCTCAATCCATCGGCAGAATTAATTCCTCTGGTTGCTAATGTCACCAAGGACATTGAAGATCTCGCCGGCACTTCCCGAACACAAGCCAGCCGTGGAGGCATGGTCACTAAGATCAGAGCTGCCAAACAGGCAGGACGCTTTGGAGTCCCGACCCTCTTATTAAACGGAGAAACTCCCCATGCGTTGGAAAATGTTCTTAACGGAAAGCCGGGAGGAACATTTTTTGTGTCAGACCAATCACCTCTGACCAGTCGAAAGCAGTGGATTGCCTATACGCTTCGACCTAAAGGGGAGCTCCGGTTAGACGAAGGAGCGGTAGCCGCTCTCACCCTTCGAGGAAAAAGCTTACTACCTTCAGGCATTCTGGATATTTCAGGTATCTTTCTGACAGGAGACCCCATCACCTGCGCCACCCGGGAGGGAATGCCGTTCGCGCAGGGACTCACGAATTATTCAGCCGAAACCCTCCACCGCATCAAGGGGAAAAAAACGTCAGATATCAGGCAACTCCTGGGCTCATTGGAGTATGAGGAAGTCATTCACCGGGATAATCTGGTTCTGACGAAGCGCCAGGTCTCATAA
- the nadD gene encoding nicotinate (nicotinamide) nucleotide adenylyltransferase: MFIGLLGGSFNPIHNGHLHIAQYVYNAIQLDRIIFIPTGDPPHKPSDSLVQAHHRLAMVQQAVAPFPYCTVSDYEIQSEAVSYSVDTVTHFKNECPEGTELGFIVGLDAFLDFCSWRQVDHLLTLCHFIVCSRPGAAFTQLQALPFLPAAKPQALQSLDQQDTTRLDILLPSGKTLYLLSVPPCEISASTIREQLALGSRVSHWLPPTVESYIIRHRLYQWPV; encoded by the coding sequence ATGTTTATCGGCCTCCTAGGCGGCTCATTCAATCCCATCCACAATGGGCATTTGCATATTGCCCAGTATGTTTACAACGCGATTCAGCTCGATAGGATAATTTTCATTCCGACGGGGGATCCTCCCCACAAACCATCGGACTCCCTGGTGCAGGCCCATCACCGGCTCGCAATGGTGCAGCAAGCGGTTGCCCCGTTTCCCTACTGCACGGTATCCGATTACGAAATCCAATCTGAGGCAGTGTCCTACAGTGTCGACACCGTCACTCATTTTAAAAATGAATGCCCCGAGGGAACGGAGTTGGGGTTTATTGTGGGGCTTGATGCTTTTCTGGATTTCTGCAGTTGGAGGCAGGTGGACCATTTGCTCACCCTGTGTCATTTTATTGTCTGCTCAAGACCCGGGGCTGCCTTCACACAACTTCAGGCCCTGCCGTTCCTACCTGCGGCAAAGCCTCAAGCACTTCAAAGCCTTGACCAACAGGATACGACCCGGCTGGACATCTTACTCCCCTCTGGAAAAACACTTTATCTCCTGTCCGTACCACCGTGCGAGATCTCGGCCTCGACAATTCGAGAGCAACTGGCCCTTGGTTCTCGCGTCAGCCACTGGTTGCCGCCCACGGTAGAGTCCTATATAATTCGCCATCGATTGTACCAATGGCCCGTCTAA
- the rsfS gene encoding ribosome silencing factor: MARLTHPKPSPTLEQAVFIAQAAQEKQAGEVLVLDVGAMTSIADYFVFASGDSERQVRGIASFIEKVMSTRYELSPDIEGKETANWILLDYGDIIVHIFKSDVRKYYALESMWADAPQISIPESRKPFPQVAQAPKAPGKVARLS, from the coding sequence ATGGCCCGTCTAACCCACCCGAAACCATCTCCTACCCTCGAACAGGCGGTCTTCATCGCTCAAGCGGCTCAAGAGAAGCAAGCAGGAGAGGTGTTGGTGCTTGATGTGGGAGCAATGACGTCAATCGCAGACTATTTCGTCTTTGCCTCAGGGGATTCCGAACGCCAGGTGCGAGGGATTGCCTCCTTCATTGAAAAGGTCATGTCCACACGTTATGAATTAAGCCCGGATATTGAGGGAAAAGAAACGGCCAATTGGATATTACTCGACTATGGAGACATCATCGTCCATATATTTAAATCAGACGTCCGGAAGTATTATGCCTTAGAAAGTATGTGGGCAGACGCTCCACAAATTTCTATTCCTGAAAGCCGTAAACCTTTTCCACAGGTCGCACAAGCCCCAAAAGCACCCGGAAAAGTCGCCAGGCTTTCATAA
- the bioB gene encoding biotin synthase BioB has protein sequence MIAFQDLADRVLEGIVPSREEGLAILGTPQDKLLDLVNAAYRIRSRYFGNTIRLQMLLNAKSGACQEDCHYCSQSTISTAPIERYALVSPEKMLEGARRAAQAKAQRYCIVISGRSPLQSEITHITSAVKQIKEELSIQICCSLGLLNGEQASQLKAAGVDRINHNLNTSEAYHPAICTTHTYQDRLDTLKHARAAGLELCSGGIVGMGERDEDLVDLALALKDIQPDSIPLNMLYPVEGTPFDEMKNLTPTRCLKILCLFRFFHPKTEIRAAGGRERNLRSLQPLALYVADSLFVDGYLTTPGLAHQEVWKMIEDLGFTVEVKYEGAENPKTETCST, from the coding sequence ATGATCGCATTTCAAGATTTGGCAGATCGCGTGCTGGAGGGAATCGTCCCAAGCCGGGAAGAAGGCTTGGCCATTCTAGGCACCCCTCAGGACAAACTGCTCGATCTGGTCAATGCGGCCTATCGGATTCGTTCACGATATTTTGGCAACACCATCCGTTTGCAAATGTTGCTGAACGCCAAAAGCGGAGCCTGTCAGGAAGATTGTCACTATTGTTCCCAATCAACCATTTCCACCGCCCCCATCGAACGGTACGCACTCGTCTCTCCGGAAAAAATGCTGGAAGGCGCTCGACGGGCCGCACAAGCCAAAGCTCAGCGGTATTGCATTGTGATCAGTGGCCGCTCCCCCTTGCAATCGGAAATCACACACATCACCAGCGCCGTCAAACAGATTAAAGAGGAACTCTCGATTCAAATCTGTTGTTCACTAGGCCTCTTGAATGGCGAGCAGGCCAGCCAGTTAAAAGCGGCTGGAGTCGATCGTATCAACCATAATCTCAACACCAGTGAAGCCTATCACCCTGCTATTTGCACAACACACACCTACCAGGATCGTCTCGACACCCTGAAACATGCCCGCGCCGCCGGATTGGAACTCTGTAGCGGCGGTATCGTCGGCATGGGCGAACGGGACGAAGATCTGGTGGACCTTGCCTTGGCGTTGAAGGACATCCAACCCGATTCCATTCCCTTAAACATGTTGTACCCGGTCGAAGGCACCCCATTTGACGAAATGAAAAATCTCACACCCACCCGTTGTTTAAAAATTCTCTGCCTCTTCCGGTTCTTCCACCCCAAAACGGAAATCCGGGCAGCCGGTGGACGAGAAAGAAACCTTCGCTCGCTCCAACCCTTGGCCCTTTACGTGGCCGACTCCCTCTTCGTGGATGGCTATTTGACCACGCCGGGCCTTGCCCATCAGGAAGTCTGGAAAATGATCGAAGACCTGGGCTTTACGGTAGAAGTGAAGTACGAGGGCGCCGAAAACCCAAAAACCGAAACCTGTTCAACCTGA
- a CDS encoding FtsX-like permease family protein codes for MIRILLLLVLDHVRHQPFRAFLTVVGVAIGVSAWLAIRLANGAVYQSFEDSVASVVGKASITLSCGSGGMDESTIEEIQRFPGVQSAQPVLKIESMIQEGPSTGHTLVIWGVDLLDYEGLRPSGDSANAITDNQWKQVFSPQTVFLGEEFAGELGLREGQTLTVTSQGLSHDLIVGGLLRSSDALLQGTERQAIMDIAAAQWVFGWLGRLHSIAVVPEPGVSGATLIQALKTVVPPDIRMSQSSRRTEQVESMLKAFQFNLTMLSGIALLVGVFLVYNTMAFSVAHHRREIGILRALGMERRAITGLFLLESGLLGLVGGVLGSWFGVSLAGGLTTLIGQSAGELYGVTSLAVSQVHPWLLVESIGIGAGVSLLGALRPSWDASTIAPVQALSVGQSEDEESVSYRKSGWIVVIAFCGSAALSTMAPVDGIPVGGYAAAFCLLVGGTALGPVLCGLIHEWRRTWQSGQWGLLPSLAAEQISRNPGRTSVTMAAIVVGLAIMVGVGIMIQSFRNTVDIWIEQTMLADIIVAPVSWLGDQEGGNGKLGLRLSLVKTVMMVPGVEAVDPYMETTGEVSGESVSLVARDMALHAARSQYLFVTGDSTPILQETIKDEGVIVSEVLAGRLGLTVGSHIDVKTPSGPEAFPVKGIFYDYATDGGKVVMDDQLFRRYWGESDATVFAVYLKAGQSLPVVRHEIEQVLKNDVPIVTISNGELKTEILEIFDRTFRVTYVLELIALSVAVLGIINTLMTAITERRRELATLRALGMSRPQIQSLIFWESGYVAGLGAGLGIFVGLALSVLLINVINKQSFGWTIQFTLPWETLGMALLVALLAALLGAWGPARWASRQVIAEDLRYD; via the coding sequence ATGATACGAATTCTTCTTCTATTGGTCCTTGACCATGTGCGCCATCAGCCCTTCCGAGCCTTTCTCACAGTGGTCGGGGTGGCGATCGGGGTCTCGGCCTGGTTGGCCATTCGTCTGGCCAATGGCGCAGTGTATCAATCCTTTGAGGATTCGGTGGCGTCCGTTGTTGGAAAGGCGTCCATCACCCTATCATGCGGGTCGGGGGGGATGGATGAGTCAACTATCGAGGAGATTCAACGTTTTCCAGGGGTCCAATCGGCTCAGCCCGTTCTGAAAATTGAGTCCATGATCCAAGAAGGCCCCTCCACGGGGCACACGCTGGTGATTTGGGGAGTCGATCTTCTGGACTATGAAGGGCTTAGGCCATCAGGGGATTCGGCAAACGCGATCACGGACAATCAGTGGAAACAGGTCTTTTCGCCGCAGACGGTCTTTTTGGGGGAAGAGTTTGCCGGGGAATTAGGGCTGCGCGAAGGGCAGACACTGACTGTGACGAGTCAGGGTCTTTCCCATGATCTGATCGTGGGGGGGCTGTTGAGGTCCTCCGACGCTCTTCTCCAAGGCACCGAGCGACAGGCAATCATGGATATAGCAGCAGCCCAATGGGTGTTTGGTTGGTTGGGACGTCTGCATTCCATTGCCGTCGTTCCTGAACCTGGCGTGTCGGGGGCCACCCTCATCCAAGCTTTGAAAACTGTGGTGCCGCCGGATATCCGAATGAGTCAATCCTCCAGACGGACGGAGCAAGTGGAATCGATGTTGAAAGCCTTCCAGTTTAATCTCACCATGCTCAGTGGAATTGCGCTGTTAGTGGGAGTGTTTCTGGTCTATAACACGATGGCATTTTCGGTGGCACACCATCGTCGGGAGATTGGCATTCTCCGGGCACTCGGCATGGAACGGCGAGCCATCACGGGCTTATTTCTCTTGGAGTCTGGCCTGCTCGGCCTTGTGGGTGGAGTCTTGGGCTCCTGGTTCGGAGTCTCCCTGGCCGGCGGGTTGACGACGCTCATCGGGCAAAGTGCCGGCGAATTATATGGGGTCACGTCTTTGGCGGTGTCACAGGTTCATCCCTGGCTGTTAGTGGAATCGATAGGGATTGGCGCCGGGGTTTCCCTTCTGGGAGCGCTCCGCCCTTCCTGGGATGCCAGCACGATTGCCCCGGTTCAAGCCTTGTCGGTGGGCCAATCCGAGGATGAAGAATCTGTTTCATACAGGAAGTCAGGGTGGATTGTGGTGATCGCCTTTTGTGGAAGCGCCGCCTTGAGTACCATGGCCCCTGTGGACGGTATTCCGGTCGGAGGGTATGCCGCGGCGTTTTGTCTTCTGGTGGGAGGAACGGCCCTGGGGCCTGTGCTCTGCGGGCTGATTCATGAGTGGAGGAGAACATGGCAAAGCGGGCAATGGGGCCTCCTTCCGTCCCTCGCGGCGGAACAGATCAGCCGCAATCCCGGTCGGACCAGTGTGACCATGGCGGCGATTGTCGTCGGGTTGGCCATCATGGTCGGGGTGGGCATCATGATCCAGAGTTTCCGGAATACGGTAGACATCTGGATTGAGCAAACGATGCTGGCGGATATCATCGTGGCGCCGGTGTCCTGGCTAGGGGACCAAGAGGGCGGGAACGGCAAGCTTGGTCTGCGGTTGTCTCTAGTCAAGACGGTGATGATGGTCCCAGGGGTCGAGGCGGTTGATCCCTATATGGAAACGACGGGGGAGGTTTCAGGGGAGTCGGTGTCCTTGGTCGCACGCGACATGGCCCTGCATGCCGCGCGCAGCCAATATCTGTTTGTGACAGGTGATTCCACTCCCATCTTACAAGAAACGATCAAAGATGAAGGCGTGATTGTGTCTGAGGTATTAGCCGGGCGGCTGGGGCTGACGGTAGGAAGTCATATTGACGTGAAGACGCCTTCAGGACCAGAGGCATTTCCGGTCAAGGGCATTTTTTATGATTATGCCACCGATGGGGGAAAAGTGGTCATGGACGACCAACTCTTTCGTCGGTATTGGGGGGAGTCTGACGCAACCGTCTTTGCGGTGTATCTCAAGGCCGGTCAGTCGCTCCCGGTCGTGCGACATGAGATCGAACAGGTATTAAAAAATGACGTCCCCATCGTCACAATCAGTAACGGAGAATTGAAAACAGAGATTCTTGAAATTTTTGACCGGACGTTTCGTGTCACCTATGTGTTGGAGTTGATTGCCCTAAGTGTGGCGGTGCTGGGGATTATCAATACCCTCATGACCGCCATCACCGAACGCCGTCGGGAACTGGCCACGTTGCGGGCCTTGGGCATGAGTCGCCCGCAAATCCAGAGTCTGATATTCTGGGAATCCGGCTATGTGGCCGGCTTGGGTGCCGGCCTGGGCATTTTTGTGGGATTGGCGCTGTCGGTGTTGTTGATTAACGTCATCAATAAGCAATCCTTTGGATGGACGATTCAGTTCACCTTGCCATGGGAAACGTTGGGAATGGCTCTACTGGTGGCGTTGCTGGCCGCATTGCTGGGGGCGTGGGGGCCGGCCAGGTGGGCCAGCCGGCAGGTTATCGCTGAAGATTTGAGATATGACTGA
- a CDS encoding response regulator transcription factor has protein sequence MPKGKVTESESPEELLESNSEGQSLTARQKEILSLVTQGFTNREIGEKLDISVRTVEVHRFNLMRRLRVRNVAQLLRQAIALRIIPQGPTTPTTKT, from the coding sequence ATGCCAAAAGGGAAAGTGACTGAATCGGAATCACCAGAAGAACTCTTGGAATCAAATTCCGAGGGACAATCTCTCACCGCGCGCCAAAAGGAAATCCTGAGCCTGGTAACTCAAGGCTTTACCAATCGTGAAATTGGTGAGAAGCTCGATATTAGCGTGCGAACAGTTGAAGTCCACCGCTTCAACTTGATGCGCCGGTTACGGGTCAGAAACGTGGCTCAATTACTCCGGCAAGCCATTGCGCTTCGCATCATCCCCCAAGGCCCGACGACTCCAACCACAAAGACCTGA